CCAGGCAGCGGGTGCCAAGCAACTGGTCCACGGCAGAGCTGGCCACCGCGCGGGAGAGCAGGTGCACATCCTTCTCGCCAATCTCCAGCTCCAGAGTGTCGATGTTCATGAGCGGCCGGGAGATCAGCGGCTGCGCCGTGGACATCGTTGTCTCCTGGTCCTTCAGCCTCGTGGAGATGTTGACACACTTCGCGATGGCCTCGTCCTGCGCGTGATCGGGAAGCTGGGTGACAATGGAACTGATGTCGAAGTCCGGCCAGCCTTGCTCGATCTTCTTGCTGAGGTAGCTGACTCGCTCCTCCAGCTTCTGGCGTTCCTCCAGCCCGAGTTCCTCAGTTTCCAGCTTGTGCTGGGCTTCATCGCGGATCTCCACGAGGCGTGCCTGAGCTTGCTGGTTGGCAAGATCGCGCTGGCCGAGCAGCACCTGGCGGACGTCATCCACTTCGCGTTTGGCGATGCCCCGGGTCTCCCCGCCATCACCCAAGGGGCGCTCGCGCCGGCTCTGGGCTTTGAAGGTGACGCTGGCCTGTCCCAAGTTGTCGCGGTCTTCGAGGTCAAAATCTCCGCTGGGGACGATGTCTGTGGGTTCGTTGGGGAGTGGCATGATGTGGTAAAAATGATGATGCTGAAAATTTGGGATCCCGTTAATGGAGATTTCGGAAGGAGCGAGTGAAAGTTACGCCACGAGAAGTGGAACCAGCCCCGATTTAGCGCGTTTTTGAATGGACCCTGAAGAGGCTGGCGATCCCAAAGTCCATCTCCCCGCCAACAGCTTCCATTTGCGCTTCCTCCATTGCTGTGTAAGATGCGGCACCATGAAGTCCTGAGACAGTTGTGGGTGCCAGATGAGCGCCCAAAAATATTTGAGCGGATCCGGTCCATTGTACCGTTGTGGCTGTCTTCAGTTTTTGGCAGACTGATCGTATCTGGCGGATGGTGGGCTCCCCTGCACTCCTGCCACCTACCTTCCACAGAGATGCGTTGTGCCCTGCCGGCCAGCCGTTCTCCCGCGATTCAGTTTCAGACCATTCTCATTTATTCCCTGTTCCATGCCCTCAGTTACTCTTAATTACGAAACCCCTCAGTTTCTCCACTCCCTCCTCGGTGACGACATCACCCAACTCCGTGCGTTGCAAGACGCCTTCGGCATTCGCGCGACCTCGCGGGATGGCTGGGTGAAGCTGGAGGGCGACCAGAAGGACATCGAGTCCGCCAAGGATGTCTTTGTAGAGCTCGAAAAAGTCCGCCGCAATGGAGGGGATATCACACCGAACACCTTCCGGCTCATTGTGGACAATGCACGCCAGCCCTGGAGCGACAATCCGGCGGAAAATCTCATGGAGCTCAAGCTGCTGGGCACCGGTCGCAAGCCTCCCGTGATCGCAAAGACGCGTGGGCAAATCGAGTACATCCGTGCGATGAAGGAGAACGAGGTCGTCTTCGGCATCGGTCCCGCCGGCACGGGCAAGACGTACCTGGCCATGGCGCAAGCCCTGCATTCGCTGAAGGAGAAATCCGTGCAGCGCATCGTGCTTACTCGCCCTGCGGTAGAGGCCGGTGAGGCGCTCGGTTTCCTGCCCGGCGACCTCAATGAAAAGGTCGCCCCCTACCTGCGCCCGCTCTATGACGCGCTCTATGAAATGCTGGAAGCCGACGAAGCGGAAAAGCTGCTGGAGCGCGGCATCGTGGAAATCGCCCCGCTCGCGTACATGCGAGGTCGCACACTGAAGGGGTCCTTTGTGATCCTGGATGAAGCGCAGAACACGACGACGGAGCAGATGCTCATGTTCCTCACGCGCCTGGGCGAAGGCTCACGCTGTGCCGTCACGGGTGACCCCTCCCAAGTCGACCTGCGCCGAGGCGTGCGCTCCGGCTTAAGTGAGGCAATTCAAGTGCTGCCCGAGGTGAAGGGCGTGCGCTTTGTCCGCTTCGAGCCCGCAGACGTGGTGAGGCTGCCCGTCGTGCAGCGGATCATCGAGGCGTACCGGGTGCATCGGGGGGCGGGTGACTAACCGGTCGGTGGTCCGCACACTCCGTGTGCGGTCAGGACGTTTGGCATGGCTTGGTGATGAACCAAGCCACTTGCAGCACGCTTGTCTCCCATGCTGATGTGATCCGATGCACCCACGTCGAGTGCATTC
This genomic window from Roseimicrobium gellanilyticum contains:
- a CDS encoding PhoH family protein — translated: MPSVTLNYETPQFLHSLLGDDITQLRALQDAFGIRATSRDGWVKLEGDQKDIESAKDVFVELEKVRRNGGDITPNTFRLIVDNARQPWSDNPAENLMELKLLGTGRKPPVIAKTRGQIEYIRAMKENEVVFGIGPAGTGKTYLAMAQALHSLKEKSVQRIVLTRPAVEAGEALGFLPGDLNEKVAPYLRPLYDALYEMLEADEAEKLLERGIVEIAPLAYMRGRTLKGSFVILDEAQNTTTEQMLMFLTRLGEGSRCAVTGDPSQVDLRRGVRSGLSEAIQVLPEVKGVRFVRFEPADVVRLPVVQRIIEAYRVHRGAGD